In the Molothrus ater isolate BHLD 08-10-18 breed brown headed cowbird chromosome 30, BPBGC_Mater_1.1, whole genome shotgun sequence genome, ATCTCAGAGCTCCCACCTACCTAACAGGTACTGCCAGTAGGACTTGCAGATCTCCTGCAGGTTCTTGAAGATCAGCTGAAGCAGGTAGAGGGAAAAGGACCAACCTCCAACCAGCAGGAAGTACACAGGGCTTTTCTGGGgggagcacaggcaggctgTGGATACCTCCCCCAGGTGCTGAGTAACAAacccagtccatcccagtacAGGTATGGAAAGGGTTACAAGGTCTCTGACCCCCTCAACATGTGACACCTACCTTGGGCATGACTTTGGACATCATGTAGACAAGGATAAGCAGAGAGGCCAACAAGCCAACACTGATCCCAGCTGAGTAGTAAAAGATTTGGCTCCTGCAATGATCACACAGGGAATCAATCACAGCAGGTGTTTTATGGATATCTGTGCACAAACACCCCCAAGCAGGAGCCaccagggaaaggagggggCTCACCTGCTCAGTGTGtccccacaaaaaaacaacaacaggcccaggaagaaaacaaggaaCAGCTTAGGATCAAAACctggcaaaaaataaaaaaaaaaattaatcccaaTGGAGATGGGCACGGCGGAAGCTCCCACCTACCACAGGCTGACAGGAGATAGGGATGGGACCTCCAAGTGCCCCAAATTCCTTCTGCACACCAAAATCCCTTCCTGAGGAAGGAACTGGTCTGTGGATCATGagctgccctgtcctgctgtcccctgggcaTCCCACGACCCCTTTCCCCCAGTGGGGAggtgtgaaatacaaagctgtggTTTGGGTCAGGTACATACAGgcaatgtgtgtatttgtgattgTGGTATGTGTAGAGACTGACAATGGGACAGTtgtgaattctaataataaagtAAATTCTAATAATAAAGTACAGCATGGAAGAAGCCCTTTGAACCTAtctttgtttgcaattaaccttggttgatttaggagcatttgAATTAAAGCGTTAAGGATGTTGCTCTTTGCTTGTAGTTAATCCTTAAAGagctctgcaataataaccttttgaagtacaattttagaatattgcttgtatccttgaaactatagctttggaatatatacaaaggaaatatgcttatctcacaccttaacaaaacagagaaaagcagcttgagaaaggaagatgaacatcaactcaaggatttatggttttgaccaagggaagctggacatcactgttatgaGATTTATAGTCCTTGTAATTAAAAGGTGGAcccacatctggggagctggacttcaccagatgggattcatctttcttcttttggaaactgGACCACTACCATCTGGGATCCTCCTTTTTGagatacatcctgagaaaaactaaatcaCAATAGTGTCTAGAATTGTGAAGTAAAAATTGGgaacagaaactgctgagaaagctgatgagcacccctataaatacctgtaagcctcaactatgggtgtgcagttggagggaaaacttcccccactgtacccagtGCTGTATTGCTCACACTTTACCAtgttaattaataaattgattgctgcttgaatattggcctaaTCAAGCTTCTCATTTCTAACAGAGGGGACGTACGTCGCAGGAGGACGACGGAGTAGGTGGTGTCAGGCTCCAGCAGCTCGACCTTGAGGCAGGTTTTGTTGCTGTAGAGATCCACATCGATGCTGGTGTTGTTGAGTTTGCCCCTCAGGAAGGACAAGACCACGTTCCACAGGCTGaacttctccagctcctcctcgcTGTCCACCTGGGTGACGCGGATCATGCGGCGGCTGGTGACGCGGATCTGGGGGGAGACAGAGGGGAATGGGggggttcagcctggagaaatgAGGCTGGGttcctgtcccaggagctgcttctggCCCAGCAGCTTGGTCTGCCCCAGGGATTCATGTTCCTGAAGCTGGTCcagcctcaggagctgccccagggttcctgccccaggagctggttTTGCCCCAAGGATTCCTATCTTAGAAGTTGGTTCTGCCCCAGAGATTTATGTTCAGAGGTGAacttatcactctctacagctccctgaaaagTGGCTGAGCTCAGGTGGGGTTGGGCTCTTTCTCCAAGAACTGgcagaaccagagcacacagcctcaagctgtgcaaaaggaaattcaggttggaaattaggaaaaagtttttcactgaaagggtgatAAATTCTGGATTgttctgcctggggaggtggtggagtcaccacccctgggtgtgtttaacaaaacCTGGGTGTGGCAGTGGGTGCCAGGTGAGGTGTcggggctgggttggactcggTGATCTTAAAGTTCTCTTCCAACCCAGAACTctctggatggatggatggatggatggatggatggatggatggatggatggatggatggatggatggatggatggatggatggatgggtgggtgggtggatggatgggtggatggatgggtggatgggtggatggatgggtggatgggtggatgggctggagcagggaggagctgctgcctcctcctcctcctcctgctgctgtcacctgtgtccTGGTCCAGACGTCGTTCCATCGCGGGGCGCGCGTGTTGGTGTAGCAGAAGCGCTGGGATTCCTGTACCAGGCGTTGTGTCCCTCCTGGAGTTGGATAACGGCATCCTTGGTGCCTGGGAAGACACAGGGAGGGGTTCACTGCTTCACCCACCCAATCCTTCCCCTCCCCGGGGATGCTCCACTTTGCCACATCCCCCACGGTTTTCACGCTGTTTTCCTTGGAATTCGCTCTCTGGTTCTTTTCTAGGATAACCTCTCCGGGCTCGACTCCGAGCTCCAAAATCCGACCTCAGCGACACAAACCCGACGGTGCCTCCGGCCCCTGAGGTGAAGCAGATCCCGAACGGCACTGAAGGCCGGATCGTACCCGGGGATCGGCACAGCGGGACAGGAAATCCCGGTCCCACCGGGCCGCACCGATCCCCTCAGCGTGGAGGCGCTCAGCGGGCACCGGGCCGCTCCTGTTGTCCCGCCATGCTGCCCCGGGAGCCTGCCGCCGCCCCGCTCCTCCCGGTCTCCGCCCTTGGACGCCGCTGCCCCgctcacctgcagctcccagggacaggaagggcaggaacagcagcagcagcacgggcaGTACCGGGAGCCGCCGCCGTCCCGGAGCCGGTTTCATCCCTCCCGCCGCGGCTGCGCCTGCCGCTTCCGCTTCCGCCGCCAGCCCGGCAGCCGAGGAGCGGCCACAGCCAATAGGAAAGGTGCTCGCCGGGTTTTTTTTATCGATTGACAGCTGAGTTGACCTATCAAAATTCAGCTCTGATCTCACGCCcgcccctctgctcctgccgTGTTGATTGACAGTAGTTTTAGCCTATCAACAGTGTGCGTGCAGGAAGCAGCAATGTCCCCGCCCTCGGTTGCCACGGTGACCAACATGCCCGCCATTCACTCAACAGCCACGCCCCTCCCGGGTAACGGCTCTGATGGACACGCCCATCGACCAATCAGAACTCAGGCATCACAGGCCACGCCCCATCTTATTTTATATCCCATATGATTGACAACCGCCTCCGCCTATCAGGGCGCGGCCTCGCGTTGTTTGTGTGAATGGGTCACGCGTGGGGGGGCGCGCAGGTCCCGCCCCTcgctcccctccccacccccggCAGCCGAACCCGCGGTCCCGGGTCCTGCCGGTCCCACTGGGATCGGCTCCCACTGACCCCATCGGCCCCGCGACCCCACAGACCCGCACGGGACTCTGCCAGCGCGGGCGTGGCACGGCGGTCACCGGTGACCCGCATCCCACGGACCGGCCCGGCGTCTCCGGTTCGCCGCTCTGCCTGCACCGTCCgtcccccagccccgggcagggggtGCCGCTCTCCGCCTGGGTCCGTCCCCTCCCTCCACCGTGGGGCGGCGGCCGCCCGTGGGCGGGCAGCGGGGAGCAGGCTCGGGCGGCCCCCCCGCTCCCCCTCCGCGGGCCGTGGGCGGCGGAGCCGGGAAGCGGCGGGGCCGTGGGCGGAGGATGTGCGTCAGccgggggcagcgccggggctgggaacggccccgccgcgccggaCGCTTGCTcgtggaaaagggaaaaggaggaggggggggCGTGATAGGGGGGCGGTGGGGACGGGGGGTGAACCGGGAGGGGTGGGGCAGGACCCCCGCCATGGGCACCGTGTCCGTGCGGGATGCCCCGGCTGCTCCCCCGGTAGCTCCGGGGATGTGCCCCGGTCACCGGCACGGCCCCCCCAGCCCGGGCAGGATCGCGCGGGGGCGGCTCTGGCCCCACGCCAGGCGCCGGCCGCGGTGGTATAAATAGCACCGAGCCCCGCAGGGCCGGACCGGGGTGCGGGCCGTGACATCCTCCCCGTCCTCCCTCCCGCGGGAGGGACCCCGGTGCTGCGGGCGAGGGGCTCCAGCATCCCCCCAGCCCACCCGAGAATTCTCCGTCCGCTCCCGTTGTCGCTGCTCCCCCCGCAGCCCATCGGTGGCAGCGTGTGCGTGCCGGTGACACCGAGTGCCAGCTCTCCGTAAGGGCTCCGGCACCGGGGGACACTGCCGGGACAGCGGTGCCGGTACCCGGAGCATCCCCGCGCCCGCTCCCGCTGTCACCGAAACCGGCGATGCTGCGAGCGGGGATTCAGGGCGTCCACGCCAACACCGAGCACCGCGTCCCCTTCGGGGCTTTTGCCTCTCCCACGGACCCTCCCGTGCCAGGCGTGTCCTGCCCGCTCcctgccggggctgcgggacccCCGGTGCCACCGTGCGGGGCGCcgctccctctcccctcccgCTGCTCCCGGTACCGgttggaggggggggggggagggagaagggggcCCCGTGCTGCCGCCCCCGCCGctgcccccccctccccgcgcTCGGCGGGGGCGGCAGTCGCGGGATCCGCCCCCGGGGCCTCCCACGCGCGGCGCAGCCGGGGCCGCTGCTATTTCACGGTCCCGCCCGTGTGGGCGGCGCGCAGagcggcgcggcgcggcggaGGGAgcgcgcccggcccggccgcgggaccccccgagccccggcacccccaggaccccccggTTAGAGCCGGCCCCGGagcccccccgcccctccccggccgcccggcggggcgggcggaaCGGACGGAGGCGGTTCCAGGCGGCGGTGAGCGAACGGCGGGGGGGGACGGCGGGAGGGGATGGGGCACCGGGGGGCACCGGGCAGGGCGGGAGTCCCGGTGGCTGTGGTGGGACTGGGGGGACCGGAGGGGGACGGAGCGGCGAGGGACACCGGGCAGGGCGGGGGGTACGAGGGGTGTTGGCCACGGGGCTCCGGGCGGGTCCGGGATGCACGGGGAGAGGATGGCACCGGGGGCACCGCGGCACCGGAGGGTACCGGGAGGGGTCGTGGGGGGATGGGACAGCGGTGGGAGCACAGAGGGGCGGGGGGATGGGACAGCGGGGGTCACCGGGCAGAGCGGAGAGCCCGGGGAAGGGGTGACCCcggtggggctgggaggagagggggaggatGGGGCACGGGGTGGGCTcggggcactgcagggcaccGGGCAGGTGCGGGGACGCTGGGgggaggtggccctggtggGACCGGGGTGGGGATGGGGGCACCGAGCGGGGCGGGGTCACCAGGGAAGGGCGGCCCCGGTGGGATCCAGGGGACCACAGGGGAACAGGGCACGGGCAGGAGGTCTGGGGGATGTTGGCCACGGTGGGGTCGGCACTGGCACATCACCTCCGGGGatgggggggctgggggaagcCCCCAGATGtgtgtcctgctctgtgtgaggagctggcatggaggggctgctggctggggtgggcacagcccagggtaGGGGGGGTAGGGGTTGGGATGAGGGTGACCCCACTCGTGTCTGTGCCACGtccaggggctgtggctgcagggaccGTCCCAGTTTGGAGCACATGGATGGGACGGGGCGCCCCGTGGGGTTTAGGGACACTGGAACACCCATGCACGGGAATGCTCCCTCTGCCCTGTACCAGGCCTAAGGGCGGGAGGGCTTTCTCCTGCACGTCCGTCCATCCCGTTGGTGAGTCCGTCTGTCCTCTGTCCACCACCACAGGCTCGTCATGGCCCTGCCCCGCAcgctgggggagctgcagctctacCGGGTCCTGCAACGTGCCAACCTGCTGGGCTACTACGAGACCTTCATCCAGCAAGGGGGGGACGACGTGCAGCAGCTCTGCGAGGCGGGCGAGGAGGAGTTCCTGGAGATCATGGCGCTGGTGGGCATGGCCACCAAGCCCCTCCACGTCCGCCGCCTCCAGAAGGCCCTGCGGGAATGGGCATCCAACCCAGGGCTCTTCAGCCAGCCCGTCTCGGCTGTCCCGGTCAGCAGCATCCCACTCTTCAAGCTCTCCGAGGCCGGTGGGCGCAAGGCACTCAGCAACGGGCACGCCAGCCCCGGCGAGGCCGCGGGCAAAGGGGGTGGCAGCGCCGGGACGCCCCCAGCCCGCAGCCCCACGGAGCCAGGGGAGAAGCTGTCACCGTCAGCGGCTCCACCGTGGCCGGGAAGGAGCACCCCCGAGTCGGAGGGTGGTGGGGATGAGGAGCCCGGGGGTCCCCCCTTCTCCCCGGGCGGGAGCAGCGGGGAGCAGGCGGTGGGCACGGAGCTGGAGCCGGAGTTGGCACGGACGGTGGTGGAGAGCGtggagaggctgctgcagagctgccctcgAGGTGGCGAGGCCGAGCTGAGGGCGCTGATGAAGCTCAACAAGAAGCTGGCCAAGGCTGTGGGGCACATCTTCCAGCTGGAGGACGGTGACCggcagaaggaggaggagatcCGGCGGCACAGCGCGATCTACGGCCGCGGCGAGGCCCGGCGCCGCGAGGGCAAGCAGCTCACCCTGCACGAGGTGAGGGAGGGAGCTCCCTGCTTGGAGTTGTGCGATGCGCTGGCTTGGGACAGGCactggggtggctctgggggtgTGGTGAGTGGGTGGGATTTGAGCTCTCCTCCCAcgccaggctggagctggtgctgctttAGCTGAGGCTTGCGTGGGCGGTGCTGTCCCGTGGGTGCtgccgtgtccctgtccccactcacGCATCGTTTCTGCCCCCAGCTCATCATCAATGAGGCGGCCGCCCAGTTCTGCCTGCGGGACAACTCGCTGCTGCTGCGGCGCGTCGAGCTCTTCTCGCTGTCACGACAGGTGGCACGGGAGAGCACCTACCTGTCCTCGCTCAAGGTCGCCAGGTGAGCCCAAAACCCCACCCTTGTAGGCCTAGGGGGGGTCTGGTTGTCACCCCCTTGCCCCCAGCACTTCTGGATGGGGCCAAGACTCTGTGGCCCCCAGTTCCCCTTTGCCTGTGTGGGCGGATTCTGCCTGACCTCGGAGCGTGGGACGTGGGGAGGATGGGAATGACGGGGATGCCAGGCGTGGGAAGGGATGCCAGGCAGCAAAGGGATGCCGCTGGGGATGCCCTATCTCTTGCCTCCATCCCCAAAGTCCTCTGCCCAccgtgccagggctgccttttccctttgctctccagctgcttccctcttttttccGCCCCCAATTGCATCCGTGCCAGAACCCCACCTGCCTGgtggctctgctcacagccttgCTGTGGCCACCCCCACGCCTGACACAGCCCCTTTCCACCCCCAGGGCCCATCCCGAGGACAGCGGCGCCGTCGTGGCCAAGCGGCTCAAGCAGGAGGTGGGTGCAGGTGCAGGGGAGAGCAGCGTGTGCAGGTGTGCACACCTGTGAGCGTGGGTGTGACTGTGCAACATGCCCGGGGCTGCCCATGCCAGCCTGGGGTGAGGACCGTGGGTGTTGTGGGGTGGGTGGTGCAGGGGATCTGCTCAcctgtgtgctcctggcaggcgggagagcagagccgccctgagctcctggcactgccGGTGGGGCTGGAGCCGCCCGGGGCCGGGTACCGAGCCAGCTTGGAGGAGGACACGGGCAGCATCTCCGGGGAGAGCCTCGACGGCCACTTGCAGGGTGAGTAGGGGGGGGGTCTCCCCCTTTCTCTGGTGGTGCTCGGCCCCCTCTCCTCGCGCTGATTGTCGCCCCTCTCTCGGCAGCGGCGGGGGCTTGTCCCCGGCTGACCCCTCCGCCCGGTGCAGCCCCGGACGTGCCCCTCGGCCTCGCTCCCCACGGGCTCTGGAGCCGCCACATCCTCCAGCAGACGCTGATGGACGAGGGGCTGCGCCTGGCCCGCTTGGTCTCTCACGACCGCGTGGGGcggctcagcccctgcctgccGGGGAAGCCCCCGGGACCAGGTGAGCCCCCCGAGGGGCCGGGGGGGCTTTGCCGCGGGCAGGGGTCAGGAGGGCACCGCTGCCTTCTGCTGTACAATCGTGTCCTCATGGCCATCTCCGTGTTCTCCCCACAGAGTTCGAGGACGGGCTGGCGGAACGGGGTCCTCCggcccccccagacccccctcGGGGCACCATCAAGGTGGAGCAGGAGACCAGCAGGCAGTGAGGCCCCTGTAGCCCCCCCGCCACCATTAACGAAGCAATAACGTGCTGGGGGACGGGTGCGGCGGCGCTCCGGGCCCCGGGGAGcttggggaggagagggggggGGGTCTCACCCATAACCCCCCCGCCCCACCCGCCCCCTCCCGTCCCACACCGACGCTCTGGTTACCTCAGCCGCGGCGGGATGCGAACTCCCCGCAGCAGCAATACCCTCATCCCGCCCGGCTCCGCTCCCCCGCCgccccccagggctggggagccctCGATGGACTGGAGCcccccccctcccacccctgTACAGCCCCGTGCTGACCgttccccccctccccacctcgGGCTCTGTCACCACGCGGGGACAGACGCGTCGCACTGTGCGCTCCCACGTCAGCGCTGCCGCCCACGCCGGGCACACggtcccccctccccacccctccccaccccGCACCCGCAGCGCCCACGCAGCAGCCGCCAGCCCCCTCCCCGCAGCACGTGCCAGCTCACTGTGCACCCCCACcgcccccccaaaccctgcgacccccccccccagcacccAATCGGCTGTAAATACCCCCCCCTCccaatacacacacacacccccgCACGAACCCCCCGCACCCCGATACCTGCGTGTGCTTCCAGCATGGTCCCTGTGCCGGGGGGTGTCACACGTGCCAGGGGGGTGTCACCCCCTCCCAGCACGATGCAGGCGGCGTTTGATGGGCACTGGGGAGGTGCTGTTCCCCCCgaccccaccccaaaacccctcgGGGTTCCTCCTCTttatccccccccccccccccccattccTACAAAccgtgcccagccccggggTTCCCACTCCCCACCCCCCCGTTAGGACTGTGTGGTGTCTTTTTAGAGCATTAGCGACTCTTCCTTTGTACCGTGTACAGtagattatttattttgttattttggaataaaactttattttatggCTTATCTTCCTACCCTCTTTGCTCCAAcctggaggggaggggaagtGACGAACAGctcaaaaccccaaagcaaGCGCTGATTGCGGGGGtgcggcggcgggggggggggggggggggtcgtGTCCTCCCCTTCCATGGGGGTCCCGGTGTGTCCCGTCCCCCCCCTCCGCCGGGGGGCACCGGGCTGGCACCTCCGCCCCGGCGCCGTTCGCGCTGCCGCCTCCCGCCCCCGCGGTGACTCATCCCGGCGGGCGTGGGCTGGGGGCACCGCGTGCGGCTGCCGGTGCCCCCCACGCAGGACGGGGCCCCCCTAAGCCCGCACCCGCTCACCCGCGGACCCCCGGCAGCGGATGCAATGCACGGAGGTGGAGGGGACGACGACGACGACGACGGGGGttaccccaaatcccccccaagCCCTGCCTTTGCCAGCTGGAGTTTCCACTCCTGCGGGAGTCGTAGCAAGTCCATGAACCCAGGCAAGGCTGGGAGGGAGTGGAGGGGGGGAATCGC is a window encoding:
- the NEMP1 gene encoding LOW QUALITY PROTEIN: nuclear envelope integral membrane protein 1 (The sequence of the model RefSeq protein was modified relative to this genomic sequence to represent the inferred CDS: inserted 1 base in 1 codon); its protein translation is MKPAPGRRRLPVLPVLLLLFLPFLSLGAAGTKDAVIQLQEGHNAWYXESQRFCYTNTRAPRWNDVWTRTQIRVTSRRMIRVTQVDSEEELEKFSLWNVVLSFLRGKLNNTSIDVDLYSNKTCLKVELLEPDTTYSVVLLRRFDPKLFLVFFLGLLLFFCGDTLSRSQIFYYSAGISVGLLASLLILVYMMSKVMPKKSPVYFLLVGGWSFSLYLLQLIFKNLQEICKSYWQYLLGYLLTVGLLSFAVCYRYGPLENERSINLLSWALQLLGLLLIYSGIQIHPIALGLVLVAVCTKNLDYPLQWAFAAYRRVQSSKLGPTPPRLLTEEEFQLQGEVETQKALAELRSFCQSPEFSAWTTVSRIQSPKRFADFVGGACHVTPNEVSAHEREFGLESLSIDEELFEEDDDDDDEEEENISDSSGGNHKSHSLFHNHVDVQ
- the NAB2 gene encoding NGFI-A-binding protein 2 isoform X1, which produces MALPRTLGELQLYRVLQRANLLGYYETFIQQGGDDVQQLCEAGEEEFLEIMALVGMATKPLHVRRLQKALREWASNPGLFSQPVSAVPVSSIPLFKLSEAGGRKALSNGHASPGEAAGKGGGSAGTPPARSPTEPGEKLSPSAAPPWPGRSTPESEGGGDEEPGGPPFSPGGSSGEQAVGTELEPELARTVVESVERLLQSCPRGGEAELRALMKLNKKLAKAVGHIFQLEDGDRQKEEEIRRHSAIYGRGEARRREGKQLTLHELIINEAAAQFCLRDNSLLLRRVELFSLSRQVARESTYLSSLKVARAHPEDSGAVVAKRLKQEAGEQSRPELLALPVGLEPPGAGYRASLEEDTGSISGESLDGHLQAAGACPRLTPPPGAAPDVPLGLAPHGLWSRHILQQTLMDEGLRLARLVSHDRVGRLSPCLPGKPPGPEFEDGLAERGPPAPPDPPRGTIKVEQETSRQ
- the NAB2 gene encoding NGFI-A-binding protein 2 isoform X2; its protein translation is MALPRTLGELQLYRVLQRANLLGYYETFIQQGGDDVQQLCEAGEEEFLEIMALVGMATKPLHVRRLQKALREWASNPGLFSQPVSAVPVSSIPLFKLSEAGGRKALSNGHASPGEAAGKGGGSAGTPPARSPTEPGEKLSPSAAPPWPGRSTPESEGGGDEEPGGPPFSPGGSSGEQAVGTELEPELARTVVESVERLLQSCPRGGEAELRALMKLNKKLAKAVGHIFQLEDGDRQKEEEIRRHSAIYGRGEARRREGKQLTLHELIINEAAAQFCLRDNSLLLRRVELFSLSRQVARESTYLSSLKVARAHPEDSGAVVAKRLKQEAGEQSRPELLALPVGLEPPGAGYRASLEEDTGSISGESLDGHLQEFEDGLAERGPPAPPDPPRGTIKVEQETSRQ